A DNA window from Desulfovibrio intestinalis contains the following coding sequences:
- the rny gene encoding ribonuclease Y, with amino-acid sequence MDPLFIVALLASVLLGAALGAVVYKRSTTKRIGDADDLAKRIVAEARKEAQAQKKEILLQGQDDLFNQKRELENEFKEREREVKTRERKLEEMGGRLEEKLEKATAKEHELLASEKDLARKERQLTESEMFLQTRIEEQEQRLAQISGFTAEEAKAQLFTEVEAKTRHESAKMIRQIEMEARETADRKAKEILCNVIQRYAGDYVNEQTVTAVALPSEDMKGRIIGREGRNIRALESATGVDLIIDDTPETVILSAYSPLRRQVAKMALERLIQDGRIHPARIEDIVQKCEQELDAQVREVGEQATFDAGVHGIHPEIVRLLGQLRYRTSFTQNVLQHSLEVSALCGMMAAELGMDVKKAKRAGLLHDIGKAVDHEVEGPHALIGADLAKKYNESQEIIHAIAAHHEDQRPSTALAVLVQAADSISGARPGARKELLENYVKRLEDLEGIATSFDGVSKAYAIQAGREIRVMVNSDQVDDDTTYVLCKDIAEKIEKNLTYPGQIRVTVIRERRAVGLAK; translated from the coding sequence ATGGACCCATTGTTCATAGTGGCGCTGCTGGCGTCCGTGTTGCTGGGGGCGGCACTGGGCGCGGTGGTGTATAAGCGGTCTACAACCAAGCGCATCGGCGACGCCGATGACCTGGCCAAGCGTATTGTGGCCGAGGCACGCAAAGAGGCGCAGGCGCAGAAAAAAGAAATTTTGCTTCAAGGGCAAGACGACCTGTTCAACCAGAAACGCGAACTTGAAAATGAGTTCAAAGAGCGTGAGCGTGAAGTCAAAACACGCGAGCGTAAACTGGAAGAAATGGGTGGCCGCCTTGAAGAAAAGCTTGAAAAAGCCACTGCCAAAGAGCATGAATTGCTCGCTTCTGAAAAAGATTTGGCCCGCAAGGAACGGCAATTGACCGAATCCGAGATGTTTCTGCAAACCCGTATAGAGGAGCAGGAACAACGCTTGGCGCAGATCTCTGGCTTTACCGCTGAAGAAGCCAAGGCGCAGCTTTTTACGGAAGTAGAAGCCAAAACGCGGCATGAATCCGCCAAAATGATCCGTCAGATCGAGATGGAAGCCCGCGAAACTGCCGACCGCAAGGCCAAAGAGATTCTTTGCAATGTCATCCAGCGCTATGCGGGGGACTATGTGAACGAGCAGACCGTCACAGCCGTCGCCCTGCCCAGCGAAGACATGAAGGGACGTATCATTGGCCGTGAGGGGCGCAATATCCGCGCGCTTGAATCCGCCACCGGTGTGGATCTCATCATTGATGACACTCCTGAAACCGTCATTCTTTCCGCTTACAGCCCATTAAGGCGTCAGGTCGCCAAAATGGCTCTGGAACGTCTTATTCAGGATGGCCGTATTCATCCCGCCCGCATTGAAGACATTGTGCAGAAATGCGAGCAGGAATTGGACGCCCAGGTGCGCGAAGTTGGCGAACAGGCCACTTTCGACGCTGGCGTACACGGCATCCACCCCGAAATCGTGCGTCTTCTCGGGCAGCTGCGCTACCGTACCTCCTTTACGCAAAATGTGTTGCAGCATTCGCTGGAAGTGTCCGCCCTGTGCGGCATGATGGCAGCGGAACTGGGCATGGACGTGAAGAAGGCCAAGCGCGCCGGCCTGCTGCATGACATCGGCAAGGCTGTGGACCATGAAGTAGAAGGCCCGCACGCGCTCATTGGTGCAGACCTGGCCAAGAAGTATAATGAAAGCCAGGAGATCATACACGCCATCGCCGCCCACCACGAAGACCAGCGCCCGTCCACGGCTTTGGCTGTACTGGTTCAGGCAGCGGACTCCATTTCAGGCGCACGTCCTGGCGCTCGTAAGGAACTGCTTGAAAACTATGTGAAGAGGCTGGAAGATCTGGAAGGCATTGCCACCAGCTTTGACGGCGTCAGCAAGGCTTACGCCATTCAGGCCGGACGTGAAATCCGCGTGATGGTCAATTCTGACCAGGTGGATGACGACACCACCTATGTCCTGTGTAAGGATATAGCTGAAAAAATTGAAAAAAATCTGACATACCCTGGGCAGATCCGCGTTACGGTCATCCGCGAACGGCGGGCTGTGGGCCTTGCCAAGTAA